From the Coffea eugenioides isolate CCC68of chromosome 1, Ceug_1.0, whole genome shotgun sequence genome, the window CGGGGATCACGTGGTTTTGCTGGTCACCGGTTCATGTCTTCGGGAGGGTTTGGGGTGGCAGCGTTGAGCGTGCTGTCCTGGATTTACAGGTACGTGACGGGGAAGAACCCGCCAGGAGCGGACCAGCTGGACCGGGCAAGGCAAAAGCTGGCTCTTAAGGCTAGGGAGATGAAGGAGAGGGCTGAGCAGTATGGGCAGCAGACCATACCTGCCGGTTCCCAGCAGCACTAGATATGGTAATTTAAGCCAATGATCAGCTCCAATTCCTGTGGTGTGGATAGGTGGAATTGTCATGTAGCTGGTGGCTAGTTTTATCCTAAGTCAGGAGATCATAGATGGTCGATCCTGTGAGTTGTGGTATTCATGCATTGTCTTTCGTTCATTTCTTCGAATTTGTAATGTCAGGGATGAGTTTCCATcgctatatatatatttttttttaaaatgtccctACAGACCATGCGTTCATTATTTATCATCGTTTCTTAAACCGTCCATGAATTACAACTTACGGTCTCTTTAAGTTTTAATCACATTCAAatgtttggttttttttttttttaaataattatagaaatgaAATATGCGCCTTCTTTGGATTGAAATCCTTAAAGCATTGCGCATTCTGCCGCTTGTGCGAGTATTGGGCCTCGAGGAAGAGGTTTGGATTAAGACGTTCAAGTCATCATCTGGAAAAGGCTGTTGGTGTCGGTGTCGGTGAATTTTGGGAGGCTTTCTGGGCTCAGGCCCATTTTGAAATAGAAGGACATTTTTTTATATGCTGTTAAACGGGTATTTCGTTTCTGTGGGtatgtaattttttttccaaagtcACTTACGGTATACGTAGAAGAAAGTAGAATGACGAATTAAAGTGGAGTTCCAATGGCCGCCAGGCTGAGAAAAGGTGGTGATGTATAGATAGAAGAAGGAACGTACGTGAAACGACAAACAATTAAACGAGACCGTATTAAGAATCAATCACACGTCACTAATAACATGGAACTATATAGCAGTTAACAGTGTATTCGATTGTTGTGCTACCAAATAGTACCCTGAAGAATAATAAATTATTAGACGACGTCAAGATGATTGAACACTGAAGAGTTCAGCTTGATTGTTGCAACTCCATTTGTCTCTGTCTATTTCTCGTCCAGGCAATTTTAACTGTGGGCTGACATTCTTGCACACCATCACCAATCGGCACTAAATTGAATACCAATTTGAGTTGAAAAATTAGACACCAGTTATTATTACTATTAGAGGAAGGGGCAGAAGATTTCAGTAATTGGGTTCTATTTAGAGATGGCAGTGGGGTTGGGCCGGGGGACCCCTCCTCCATCCCCCGCCCTGCTGCCTACAAActcccccgccccatcccctgTCCCCCGCTCCTCCGGCCTCGTCCCCGTCCCGCCCCACTTCCTTCACAGGTGCCCCGTCAgactaataaaaatttgttatataattttattatgattaaattttatcaaataatcaagtactaaaatatcaatacatcatcaaattattattcattgtaattttataattgaaacttataaaaataatcaaacaaaaattatttgaatacaatccaacatgatgaaataaatataactaaagtagtcaagttttaacttttggcacaaatacaatcactaattcattattgtgcttgtgctttttttatgaaaaaaatgctattgtattaagtgtaattagggatttagtataaatgtattagtaaatttagtataactaattaataatttgtattaatacacatatataattattagtataattaataatatcaattatattatatatactaatagacatcatataatacatataactaataatataattatcataagtttgtaactaattaaattatatattatatataattatatacatatatattttatatatttatttttttaaagcaagTGTACCCCCGCCtcgtttctaagcgggggggGGGGAATTCCCCCCGGCCCCGTCCCAACCCCCTCCCCATTAGCCCCCCGCGGGATGGGTGCCCGAGGtcacccgcccccattgccatccctggTTCTATTGCTACTTCTGAAGCCTAATCACCcacctcctttttttttttaaaaaaaaaaaaaaattagccttgtatggattgtgatttttcgcagaaatttttttatatttttcataaaCATATAATTGCTAtagtatatttttcttaaaaaactcTTTAAAATAGCAATCAAGACGGAATATGTGCTATAGAGAGTGTAGACTAAAGAATTAATAAGATAAACATTGATACAGCTCACATCGGACGATATGCCCAGTCCATTCAAGTCTATAAGATACCATcgattttgaaataaaaaataacactAGTAATAGTACTTCTACAGAGGGAAACAaacgaaaaaaggaaaaaatttcgGAGTAGTGCAACAGTCGTCAGGAAATGAAATTCTCACCAAGCATCctataaaaaaaacaaagaaatctTAAAAAACAAAGAGACAGATATAGGAGTATAAGCAAAGTAGTAGTGGTAGTACACAGCTTCAAGCATCCTCGAGACAGAGACCAGAGCCCTCAAATTTGGAGCAAGCAGTCCGGTTGATTTGCTCTTCCAGCTCTGGGGTCAAGTAATTCTTCCAATCTCCCACCGCACCCCGTCTGAAGTAGGAACTGTTAGGCACTCCGTACAAGATGGAACCATTCTTGTTCACCTCCAAGTTCCTCAGCCTCTCCAAGCTACACCTCCACACCACTTTCTCCACCTCCTCTTCGCTAGCGAAGGGCCTTCCAAGAAACGAAGCCAGCTTCTTCACCTCTGCCTTGGGTTCTCTTTTCAGCTCTTCATACTTGAGAAACAAAATCTTGGTGGGCCTCTTTTGGCTCTCCAGCCAGTACTCCAGAACATGATCGAAAAAGGGTCCATATTGATGCACACCACTACAAAAGCAGTCCACCGCTCTATCTAGAGGATAAGGTTCTAGACCATTTGGCCTGAAAATGGAGTTGAAAAAATGCCATAGTGAAATTAGGGTGTCTTTCGGGTTTCTGGTGATGTACACGATTTTGCAGCCGGGACTATTCTTGGTTGAATCTGGCAGGACTTTGTAAGGCAAATGAGTGTGAAAAAGTCTGGGAGAAGGGGTGGAGTAAAGATCAGGATGGGGTTTTGTAGCATAAATCATACTCTCAATAGTTTGTATGTGGAAATGGGGATTGTCTTTGGCCAAAATATCATCATCATCGTCGGCAGCAGCTTCAGCATTGACTCCAATATCAGAGGTAGCGATGGGAATGGGATTTTGCATGATGCAAAGACAAAGGGCCTTGAGCCAGGTGGTACCTGTTTTGGGTGGTGAAGCAAGGAGAACGTCGTCGTGGTGAGCTTGGAAGGTTGTCCGGAAAGTCACGGCGGGCTTCACCAGACCAGGCTCGAACCAGCTGCCTTCCCATTGACAAATATCCATGGCATCCCAGAAACGAGCTCTGGGCAGCTCATTTACTCTGAAAGAAGCATCATCATCTTGATGATCATGTGAGTTGCCGGAGCTCGGGATTGAAGATCCTTTAGATGTGGCCATTTGCCCCCTTTTACTAGTACTAAGACCGgaggtatttttttttctttttttcacacGTACTAATATGATGGAGCCGGAGGAGGAGGAGTAGTGTAGGGCTTTGGATCCCCCTCGGACTTCGAGCCAGCAACTGGTCCTAAAATATAGACAGTATTAGCCTAATTGGGTGCCACGTCCAACTTGATCCACTACGAACATAGGATAGTGGATACCTGGACTTAGAACTGGAACGGTCCACGAGGGCTGACGTAAACAAGCACTCAGCCTCCCTCCCTCCACACACACCACCACCACCCACCTCCCCCCCCCCCGGCGGCCCATACGGGGTCTTGCTTTTAAGTTGGTAGTAATTGGTTGTCATTTGGGAAAACGGCGACTGGTTAAATGCTATATATCATCTCCGGACCGGACAGACTTCCCTGAGACGAGAGTTTCAACTTCCGACGAATTATTGCAAGCTGATCGTGCTCATGGCATCTCATCAACAAGTGGTGATTTCTGATTACTGCCGTTGATGATATGCCATGAACAGCGATCACTTTGcagcaattttcttcttcttcttctgacATCATTTCTTGCCGAGAGAAACACTGCCGGCATCCTTCTGTATGGTAATGACCAACTCATTCCTTTGAGGCTCCAATTCCACTCGAACAAAGATTCGAGCATCTGTGAGTTTCCCATGAAGTGACTCGTCTTCTGAACTCACACTGACCATCCCGGCTTCAGAGTTCAGACTGCATTTACCATTTACCAAAAATCACCACAAGAGCATACACCATCTTTGAAATGGTGATACCGATTGACATCTCTAATGGTGATCTCCCTCTGGGTAATCTTTGAGATAAACTTTATTGCAACATGGCAGTCCTCACACACCCTAAGATTCTTGGATATTAAGAGCCTAGTTCCAGGTGACGTACTAATGAGTCCAAATGCAATTGCTAACCTTTCGCTATGgctaaaaatcatttttctcttttcatcatCATCAACATCATGGAAAACGGGTGAAATATTTGGAACATAACCAGCCTGTGCCATCAAGCCTCCAATTCTCTCTAGCTCTGCATATATGTCATCAGACAAAGGATGAGATGTGTCTCCAGATAGAAATGCATGGACTTTATTCTTCACCTCAATCCAACTGCAAGCCACGCTTTTCTTCAAACCTCTATCTGTCATCAATTTTCTCAACTTTGCAACTCCTTCCCACCTCCCGGCTTGTGCATACATGTTTGACAATATCACGTAGTTGCCAGCGTCATCAGGTTCAAGCTCGATTAGCCTCTCTAATGCCAGCTCTGCCAACTCCAAATTTTTATGTATCTTGCACGAGTTAAGCAAAGAACCCCATACACCAGAATCTGGCTGCACTTTCATCTGCAATATAAGACAATATGCATCATTCAACCGATTACAATGTCCAAGGAGATCAACCATGCATGTATAATGTTGAACAGTAGGTTCTATTTGATAATCTCTAGTCATCAAATCAAAAAATCTTCTTCCCTGATCCAACATTCCTCCATGGTTGCAAGCTGATAGAACCCCAACAAAAGTAATATGATCCGGCTGAGCTTCTCTCACCATCCTGTTAAACGAATCAAGTGTCTCATTAGCATAACCATGCATAGCATAGCCTGTAATCATAGCGTTCCAAGATACAACCCTCTTATCCACAAGTCGTTCAAACAAATCCCTTGCAACTTCCACTGAACCACATTTAGCATACATATCCACAAGAGCAGTCTTCACCTTATCTTGTGATTCGAAACCCTGTCTCCAACCATACCCATGAAGCTCCCGCCCTTTAGGCAGAGCCGCAACATCAGCAGAAGCAGATATAGCAGTCACTAAAGTAGCAACTGTAGGCCGTACACCGGCAAAAGCCATTTCACCACTTAACAACAAACACTTCTCCGGATGCCCATTGTGCGTGTAAGCAGCCAGCATAGAATTCCAAAGCACGACATCCCTATTCAAAATCTTATCAAACACTTGTCGCGATCTATCAACAGAACCACACTTTGCATACATATCAATAAGAGCAGCACCCACAAAAACATCCCTTTCCCACCCTGTTTTCACGGCGTGCTCGTGAACATCCATCCCCACTCTAATATCGGAGAGGGCAGAGCATGCTTTAAGCACAAAGGGGAATGTAAAGTTATCGGGTTCGAGCCCATGATTCTGCAACTTATAATACAACGAAATGGCAACTTCATAAGGGCCATTCCAAGCGTAGCCGCGGATCAAAACGTTCCATAGGAAAAGATTTCCCCGAGGAATTCTATCGAACAAATTATGGGCATTTGACAAATTGTCGCAAACACTGTACAAATTGACTAGTTTTGTGGCCAGATTAACGTTGTAAGCCAGGCCCATTAGGTGGAGACGGGCGTGGAGTTGCTTTGCAGGCTCGATAGCCCGTCGAGCAATTAGAGATTGGAGGAGAGACACATATTGTTGAGTAGGGGATACGGGGTTCGGATACTGATATTGATCATAATGCTGAATAATCGTACTAGTAGAGGTGCTGAAACTGAAGGAATTATGAATCATGTGACGTGGGGAAAAGGGTGGTTTTAGTTTTGTTAGCATTTGGAATTTTGTAGAAAGAGTTTAGGAGTAAAGCGACGTTGGAGGGAGATTTTAAAATACTGTTAGACAATGAAGTATTAGGATGGATATTTATGCAGCTAGCTGGGCCGGCGAGTGTGGAGCCAGGCCAAGCTTTTTCCTAGAGCTGTCGACGTCGTGTCGGCCACCGCCGTGAGACATCGGCTGAAGGGCTGCCGCCTCAACCGCGCCGTGAGAGATTTATGTTGGCTTAACTCAGGCACCGTTTGGATTCATGGAATgggagggaaaagaaagaagaggagtCGGAGGAATTTGACTTTTATTGTTtgggatgaattttgagaagGGAAATAAATGCAAAGTAGTTTACGTGCAAACATGGGCGGAAGTCTTGAGAAAAGAATcatatttaataaaataatttaaaagaTCAGCTCTACAatggatttggggcagggacggtcatcagtatgaccgtccctgcacggttggccctcaaaattttgtgcggctgaGATTACATCATGTAACTCGTTTTCCGCGTCAAGTGTGGGACCCACCACTATCTGTTGTGAAAATACATcctgtgaaaaaaaagttacacgatgtacaaagaaagttaCATGGTGTTAATAATGACCAAAATTGGCAgggacggttgcaggtgcaaccgtccGTGCCCCGAGTCCGCTCTACAATACCTTCTAGGACTTGACTCTTCTCCAGtagattttttctttatttttggccGTGCATATGAATGCATGACAttgttttcatttattaataaagattaagattaatcaaatttaaaatgatcATGTCCCTTCTTATAATGAACACACACATCATACATTCATATGTGCATGGCAATAAATGGGGAAAATCAAATAGATTATAATTATGGGTATAGTACCCATAAGGATGgtaaaattttttcatcttttattatCTTTTCCAATTAATTAACACTtagttatttcttttcttttttttttccctttctcgtTTAAAACAAAACTCCAATTTCAAATAAAACGGATAGAAATCACTTTTCTTCACTTTCATTTTATATATGGTTTATTATATGGCATGTATGATGTATCCCTACAttttaaaatgagaaaatcgttcaaaatatTTCTCACATTTGGCTAAATAAAATTTTCCATTCTTTACTTTTAAAATGGCAACTTTACATCCTTTACAAAATCAAGTTGATAAATTTTGATCTCAACCTAggttttttattacttttaacCCTGAATGCATCACATAAGCCACACACAATCATTTTTTAGGagaaaaaaaagttaaatttcatTCGTAATTAAACAAATGAGTTGATCTATATTCATTTTTCTCTCTAAAAAAAGTTGGATCTTACATGAAccatattcatttttttcttaaaaaaagaagatttgacACAATCTATATTCATTTTTGTCACAAAAAAAAGTGGGATCTGAACTTTTTTATACATAAAAAATAACTGCACGTAGATAATATAGTGAtttcaaattaaaaaatgatCGAGAAACTTATGTTAGGATCAAATATTgctaatttgaatttgtaaatgacgtaaaattaatattttaaaagtaaagGATGAAAACATTCATTTAGCAAAATGTGAGAGACGTTTTAAACGATTTTTCAACTTTTAAATACATCTAAAATTTCAACCAATTTACATGCCAACATGCTATTGACAATTGTCTCTGATACCCTTTTGATTTAACTTTCACTATTTAGAATTCTAACACTTCATACTTCTCCTTATTATACAAATTGAGCACTTATAAATAACTTGGATAATGAATTATATCATGCCCTAGGCCCGTAAGTCTATGACGTGACCAGTGTCTCAGCATTCAAGTCCAACTGAATGAATTCCGTTCTCACTAACTCAAAATGGGTATTCCAACTTGGATTTGAGTGCTTAAGTAGAGAATTCAAGTTCAATTTATTCGGTTCGTTCTCACTAACTCAAAAATGGGTATTCTAAGTTGGATTTGACTGCTCAACCTCTACATAAGAATGAGACTATAGCATTTCATTGTTAGTTTAAAATGAATATCCCAAGTAAAATTTGAATGCTTACACTCTACTTATGTATTGGTTTACGTATCGAATTCTCTAAAGATGGCTTGTATATTAGAGTCTCATAGTTAAGTCCAACTATTTGAGCTCTAATCTCGTAAGTCCAAAATGAATACTCTAAATTGAACTTGAGTGCTCAAACTCTATTCAAGTATTGATCTATAGTATTCTACTATTTTGATGTG encodes:
- the LOC113749490 gene encoding cytosolic sulfotransferase 12-like — translated: MATSKGSSIPSSGNSHDHQDDDASFRVNELPRARFWDAMDICQWEGSWFEPGLVKPAVTFRTTFQAHHDDVLLASPPKTGTTWLKALCLCIMQNPIPIATSDIGVNAEAAADDDDDILAKDNPHFHIQTIESMIYATKPHPDLYSTPSPRLFHTHLPYKVLPDSTKNSPGCKIVYITRNPKDTLISLWHFFNSIFRPNGLEPYPLDRAVDCFCSGVHQYGPFFDHVLEYWLESQKRPTKILFLKYEELKREPKAEVKKLASFLGRPFASEEEVEKVVWRCSLERLRNLEVNKNGSILYGVPNSSYFRRGAVGDWKNYLTPELEEQINRTACSKFEGSGLCLEDA
- the LOC113773395 gene encoding pentatricopeptide repeat-containing protein At3g46790, chloroplastic-like — encoded protein: MIHNSFSFSTSTSTIIQHYDQYQYPNPVSPTQQYVSLLQSLIARRAIEPAKQLHARLHLMGLAYNVNLATKLVNLYSVCDNLSNAHNLFDRIPRGNLFLWNVLIRGYAWNGPYEVAISLYYKLQNHGLEPDNFTFPFVLKACSALSDIRVGMDVHEHAVKTGWERDVFVGAALIDMYAKCGSVDRSRQVFDKILNRDVVLWNSMLAAYTHNGHPEKCLLLSGEMAFAGVRPTVATLVTAISASADVAALPKGRELHGYGWRQGFESQDKVKTALVDMYAKCGSVEVARDLFERLVDKRVVSWNAMITGYAMHGYANETLDSFNRMVREAQPDHITFVGVLSACNHGGMLDQGRRFFDLMTRDYQIEPTVQHYTCMVDLLGHCNRLNDAYCLILQMKVQPDSGVWGSLLNSCKIHKNLELAELALERLIELEPDDAGNYVILSNMYAQAGRWEGVAKLRKLMTDRGLKKSVACSWIEVKNKVHAFLSGDTSHPLSDDIYAELERIGGLMAQAGYVPNISPVFHDVDDDEKRKMIFSHSERLAIAFGLISTSPGTRLLISKNLRVCEDCHVAIKFISKITQREITIRDVNRYHHFKDGVCSCGDFW